In the Planctomycetota bacterium genome, TGTTTCGGAGATAGTCCACGAAGACGCTGTCGCCCAGACGGTCGGGCGTCGAGAAGTAGGCCCGCCCGCGATTCACGCGAGTCAGCTTGTTGACAAAGTCTACGAGCGCGGGCTCGTCTGTCAACATAAAGGTCGTGATGACGATCCCGTGGCGGCGGCACGCGGCCGCCTCCTCGAGCGTGCGGGCCACGATCTTGGGATCCAGCCCGAAGGGATTCTTGTACAGGCGCCCTTCCTCCCAGATCGCCGAGGGTTTTCCGTCCGTGACCATGAAGATCTGACGGTTCGGATTCCGGCGCCCCGCCAGGATGCTCCGGGCCCGCTGAAGGGCCGCCCGCGTGTTGGTGTGGTACGGCCCCGCCCCCACATAGGGCAGTCGCTCGACCGGCACGGGCGTCGCGTCATCGCCGAAGAGGACGACGTCGAGCGAATCCTTGGGATAGCGCGTGCGGATGAGCTCCGCGAGGGCCAGCGCCACCTTCTTGGCGGGGGTGATCCGGTCCTCGCCGTAGAGCACCATCGAATGGGAAATGTCCACGAGCAGGACGGTGGCGCAGCTCGTCAGATGCTCGGTTTCGTAGACTTCGAAGTCCTGCTCGCCCAGCCGCAGGTCCGGCCCCGTGCGCAGGAGCGTATTGCGGAAGGTACGACCCAGGTCCAGGAGCCGCAGGTCCTCGCCGAAGCGGTAGGGGCGCGTTTCGGGGAGGCGCTCCCCCCCTTCCCCGGCGTGCGGGGTGCGGTGCTCCCCGAAGCCGCCGCGCCGGAGGCTCCGAAAGACCTCGTTGAGCGCTTCGCGCCGGATCATTCCCTCCCCCTTGGGGGTGAGGACGGGAAACCCCCGCGAGGCGTCGATGATGCGGTCCCGTTCCAGGGAGGCGCGGAAGGCGTCGAGATCCACCGAGGCGTCCAGGTATCCCATGTCCTGAAGACGGCGCATCGCCCGAAGGGCCTGTTCGACGTCTCCGTTGGTCTGAAGAAGCAGGTGGCGAAAGAGCGCGTGAAGGGACGCCCATTCCTTCAGGCGGCGAAGGAACTCCTCGTCCCACTTCTCGTAGCGGAAGGCGGCCATGAGAGGCCCCCGGGGCCCCCGCTACGCCCAACGCAGGGGCGTCGCGGGCCGGCCGGCCTTGAACACGTCGTCGAACTCCGCGACCAGTCGGACGCGCGGGTCGCGCTCGGCCGCGGCGAATTCCTGAGCGGACACGCGGACGGCGTCGAGGATCTCGATGACTTCCTCGGCCTCGGCCGCGGGCGCATGCCCCTCCGGCATCGAGATCAGGGGCACGGCTTCGACCGGGCGGGCCGCCGGAGGGCGCGCGGCGGCGGCGCCGCCCGGAGGCGGAAGCTCCGCGCGCCGCCCGCGATAGACGCGATCCAGCGCCGCGCGAACCTGGACCTCGTCGGCCTGGAGAACCTTGATCTTTCCGTCTACAACGTTGTGAAGATCCGCCAGCGCGGCGCGGTTGAAGTAACTGGCCTTGGCGATGCAGAGGATGTTGGCGATCCGGGCGATGGGCACGAGCTCGTGCTTGCGGGCCAGCTCCTCCGGAACCAGGCGCGCCGCGTCGGGGGCGAACTCCACGCGGCGCAGATCTTCGAGGACGGGGATGCGGTAGGCGCTGGCGAGAAACGTGGCCAGCTCATTGCGCCGGACGTGGGGGCTGGCCTCGAGCGCCGCGGCGAGCGCCGTGCCCTGGACGCCGCTTTCAAGGAGGGCGCGCTGGAGCTCGTCCTGCGTGATGACCCCTTCCAGGATGAGGATCTCTCCGATGCGTTCCGCCTCGCCGGCCGCCATGCTCGAAATCGATTATAAGGGCGCCGGGGGCGAAATCAAGATAAGGGTGCAAAAAAGCGCTCCGGGCGGTATCTTCGGAGGCGCCGTGGCCTCCCCGGGTTCCGAGTTTCTTCTGAGCGCGGTCCCCGCGCTCCTTCCGGCGGCGCTCCGCGGCCTCCTGGCCACCTGTTCCGTGCGCGTCCTCAACCGCCGCGTGCGGGAGGAGTACGTGGAGGCGGGACGTCCGTTCGTGGGGGTGGTCTGGCACAAGGATTTCCTCTTCGTTCTGGACTACTTCCGCCGCCGGGGCCTTGTGGTCATGGTGAGCCGCAGCCGGGACGGCGAGCTCGTGGCGCGGGCGCTGCACCGCCTGGGATACGCCACCGTGCGGGGATCCTCGAGCGCCGGCGGGCGGGAAGCGCTGGCGGAGCTCAAGGCACGCCTGCTCGAAGGTCGCGGGTCGGCGATCGTGGCCGACGGTCCCCGCGGGCCGGCGCGAAGAGCCAAGATGGGCTGCGTGATCGCCGCCCGGGACACGGGCGTGCCGATCCTGACGGCCGTATGCGCCGCCTCGCCCTGCGTGCGCCTTCGCAACTGGGACCGCACGGAGATCCCGCTGCCGGGGGCGCGGATTGTCCTGGCGTTCGGGGAGCCGATCCTGGTGCCGCGCGGAGCGTCCTCCGACGAGTGCGAGCGCGTGCGTGAGCTCGTCGATCGCCGGATGGCGGAGCTGGAAGCTAGCTGCCGCCGCGCGCTGGAACGCGGGTAAGGTACCAGAGACCGTCGCGGCGCTCCGTCCAGAACAGGATCCGTTCGCCCGAGCGCGTTCGGACCCGGCACGCGCCCGCGGCCCGCCCGCCGGGACGGGGCTCGACCCGGACGTCGAGGAGTGTCCATCCCCCGACGAGATCGATCCGCGCGGGCAGCCCGGCGGCCGCCGGATCGGGCGGATCCCCGAAGGCGAGCCGGTCGAGCAGGCCGGCCGCCGCGCGTGCATCCCCGCGCGCCAGCGCCCTCAGAAGCTCCTCCGCACGGGCGCGAAGCCCGGCGGCGGGATCCGGAGCGGGAGGCGCCTGGACCGAAGACGCGGCCGCCGGACCCACGAGGGGCGGCGCGTCGGGCCGGAGGGCCGGCGCGGCCAGAACGGCGCCGATCGCAACGCCCACGCCCAGGAGCGCCGCGGCGGCCGCGCGGCGGGGAATCCCGCCCCACGCGCCCCGGCTCGCGGCGGCCTCCTCCAGAAGCCGCAGGAACTCCTCGGCGGAGGCGGGACGGTCCTCGGGATTCTTGCGCAGCGCGCGCTCGATGAGGTTGCACACCGCCCGGGGAAGCTCGGGGTCCAGCCGGTCGGGCGGCGCGGGTTCCTCGTAGACGTGCTTGAGCACGATCGAGATGGGGGTGGTTCCCTCGAACATCCGTCGCCCGGTCACCATGTGATAGAGGGTCGCGCCCAGCGAGTAGAGATCGCTGCGGGCGTCCAGAGGTTCCCCTTGAGCCTGCTCCGGAGACATGTAGTAGGGCGTGCCGATGACCTCCCCCGATTTCGATACGGAGTCGCGTCCGCCGCACTCCCGGGCGAGTCCGAAATCCGCGACCTTCACGGACCCGTCGTTGCCGAGGAGGATGTTGCCGGGCTTGATGTCGCGGTGAACGATTCCCAGGCGGTGAGCCGCGTCGAGCGCGCGGAGAACGCCGCGGGCGACGTCGAGCGCCTCGGGGACGGAAAGTCGGCCGCGCTCCTTGAGGACCGCCTCGAGGCTGCGGCCCTCGACGTACTGCATCGTGATGTAATAGAGCCCCTCGGCCTTTCCCACGTCGTACACGGCGACGGCGTTGGGATGTTCCAGCCGGGCCGCCAGGCGCGCTTCCCGCAGGAAGCGCGCCACGAACGCGCGGTCGCCGGCCAGATGTTCGGAGAGGATCTTGACGGCCACGAACTTGCGGAGCCCCTCGTGCCGGGCGAGATAGACAGTTCCCATGCCCCCCGCACCCAGCCGCCGCAGGAGGTGACATGAGCCCAGCGTCTGTCCGATCCGGGGGTCTTGCGCGTCCACCCTCATGGAGACACGGTTTCCTCCGCCCCCAATACAGGAGGTGCGCCGCCAGGGGTTTCAGGGTTCGCCGGCGTCCAGGGACGGAGTCCGCATTGCCAAGGATGCATCACGAAGCTTCGACTTCACGCCGTATAATCCAAAGAGAAAGCTGATGCGACTCTTGATCGGCATCCTGGCGGCGGCGCTCCAGACGCCCCCGGCCCCGGAACCCGCCCGGGTCGTCCGGGAATACGCGCCTCTTCTGACCGATGAACGCCACGCCCTTCGGGCGCGGGACCTGCTCGTCCACGCCGGCGAGCCCGCGCTCGCCCTCCTGGAGCGGCAGGGCGTCGATGCCTCCCTCCTGCAGGATCTGCGGGAGGAAGCGGCCGCCCTCCAGGGCCTCGGGGACGCGTACCGCCCGCCCCGGCGCTTCACGTTCGACGGGCGGGAAGAGACGCTCGGCCATTACCTGGGCCGTCTCGAGGAGGCGGCCGGCATCACCTTCCAGAAGCAAACCGTGGACCTTTCGCGCAAAGTCGCCCTCTCCGTCAAGGACGCCTCCTTCTGGGAAACGCTCGACATTCTCTGCCGCCAGGCACAGGTCCTCTACTACCCCTCGGCGGTGGACCAGCTTTACCTCAACCCGGGCATCCTCCCGGACAAGCCGAAATCGTTCTACGGCCCCTTCATGATCACCCTCGATCGCTTCCTCCTGCGCCGCCGCGTCCTCTTCAGCCGCACGGAAACGCAGTTCACGGCGAGGATCCATTGCGTCTGGGAGCCGTCGCTGGCGCCCCTGGGGCTCTCCCCCGACGGCGTTCGCTTCGCCCGCGCCGCCGACGGGCAGGGCCGCTCCGCCCTCCTGCCGGCGGACGGCGCCGCGCCCTCTTCTTCCGCCCCCACCGGCGGCGGCCCCCTGCTCTTCGAGTTCGTGGACGCCGGCGGGATCCGCCTTCCCGAGGGGCCCCGCCCGCGCTTCGCGGTCCTCGAGGGATTTCTGCGGCTGGAGTTCCCCTCCCGCCTTCTGACCGCCTCGTTCCCCGGCCCGCTCGAAGCCGCCCCGGCCGCCCGCGCGCTCGAGGACGTCACGGTCGAGCTTCGCTCCTGCGCCGCCCGCGGAGGATCGCAGGTGACCGCCGACCTCGCCCTGCTCTTCCCCGACGAGAAGACCGCGGCCGCCTACCGCCTGAGCCCGCGATCGCTGAGCTTCCGCGACGCCTCCGGCCGGCGCCTCCCCGCTTACCTCCAAGGCTCCCGCCTCGAACGCAACGCGCTCCTCTTCACCGCCCGATGCTACGGCCTGACCCAGGCCGCGGACCTTAAGGAAATCGCCGTCACCGTCCCGCGGGGCCGCGTCCCCCTCGACGTCCCCTTCCGCTTCGCCGACGTGGAGGTCCAATGACGGCCGTCGCTCTCGTCTGCGCGGCATTCTTTCTCCAGGACGGACGGGTCCGGGAGCTTCTCGAGCGCCTGGGAGACGATTCCGTGGAATCGCGCGAACGCGCTTCCCGGGAGCTCCTCGAACTGGGTCGCGCGGCGGAGCCCCACCTGCGCGCGCTCCTGGCGTCGAGCGACCCCGAGCTCCGGGGCCGCGCCGAATCCATCCTGCGCGACATCGCGCTTCACGAGACGCTGCGCCGCTTCTACCGTCCCGGCCCAACGGTCACGCTTTCTCTCCGCACCGCGCGGGTTTCCGACGCGCTGGCCGGGCTGGCCGCCCGGACCGGCGAACGGCTCGCCTTCTCGCCGGCCGACTTCGGCGATCCCCTGCCGGCCTTCGACGTCCGGGACGCTCCCTTCTGGCAGGCCCTGGAGACCCTTTGTCGCGCGGCTCCGGCGCTCGACTACGGATTTGAGAACGACGAAATCGTCCTGCGGCGCGAACGGCGCGCGCCGTGCCCGTTCGTGACGGAGGGACCGTTCCTCGTGCGCCTCGAGAACGTCACGCTCTCGCGCGAGTACGAGTTCTCGGGCGTCCCGCGCGATGCCATGGCGCTTTCGCTCCTGGCGGCCTGGGAGCGCGGCCTCTCCCCCGCGCGCCTCGAGGTCCGCCTGACCGAAATCCTCGACGACCGCGGCGCGCCGCTCCTTCCGCTCGAACGTCCCGCGGGCTATCCTTCCGCCACGCCCCCCCAGGGACGCGTCCGCCGGGAGATGTTCCGCTATCCGATCCCCGGCGGCATCGAAGCCCTGCGCCGCCTGAGCCTGGTCCGGGGCCACGCCCTCTTCGGCTTCCCCCGGGCCTTCCGGGAAGCCGTGATCGATCCGTCCGCCCGCCCCGCGGCGGCCGAGCTCGGCGACACTGCCGTCTCGCTGAGGCGCTGGAACGCCGGCCGCCCGGAGTGCTCCTTCGAGGTGTCCGTGACCGGTCCCTGGGACGCCCGGGGAACGCCCGCGGAGCGTCTCGGAGCGGGCGGGCTCGCCGTGATCGACGACCGCGGCGAAGCCCACCCCGCCGCCGCCGTGACCCGCAGCGTCTCCTACTCGGGCGCCCGCGTCACGCTCCACGAAACCGCCCGCGCCGTGCTGCCCGAGGGGCGCGCGGCCGTCCGCCTCCGCGTCCGGCTCGTCGAGGAGGTCTTCGAGCGGCGGGTGACGTTCGAGTTCCGCGACGTGCCGTTGGAATGACGCCCGCGGCCGTTCACCGCGCAAGCGCCTGCACGGAGCGGTAGGCCAGGTCCACGTAGAGGCGCGGCAGGATTCCCAGCGCCACCGTGAAGAACGCGGCGGCCGCCACCACCCAGGCCGCGCCGGGCGCCGGACGCTCGGGACCGACGCGACCGTCGGCGGCCTCCTCCCCGGGCTCCATGTACATCCGGACGACGACGCGCAGGTAGTAGTACACGGAAACGGCCGAGGTCAGGACTCCCACGAGGACGAGGGGGATCTCCCCCGCGGCCACCGCCGCGCGGAAGACGAGAAACTTCGCCAGAAACCCGGCCGTGGGCGGAAGCCCCGCCAGCGAGGCCATGAAGATCGTCATCCCCAGAGCCGCCCAGGGCCGCCGGCGCGCCAGCCCCGCGTAATCGTCCAGATCCTCCGCGTCCCGCC is a window encoding:
- a CDS encoding lysophospholipid acyltransferase family protein, encoding MASPGSEFLLSAVPALLPAALRGLLATCSVRVLNRRVREEYVEAGRPFVGVVWHKDFLFVLDYFRRRGLVVMVSRSRDGELVARALHRLGYATVRGSSSAGGREALAELKARLLEGRGSAIVADGPRGPARRAKMGCVIAARDTGVPILTAVCAASPCVRLRNWDRTEIPLPGARIVLAFGEPILVPRGASSDECERVRELVDRRMAELEASCRRALERG
- a CDS encoding VWA domain-containing protein, whose protein sequence is MAAFRYEKWDEEFLRRLKEWASLHALFRHLLLQTNGDVEQALRAMRRLQDMGYLDASVDLDAFRASLERDRIIDASRGFPVLTPKGEGMIRREALNEVFRSLRRGGFGEHRTPHAGEGGERLPETRPYRFGEDLRLLDLGRTFRNTLLRTGPDLRLGEQDFEVYETEHLTSCATVLLVDISHSMVLYGEDRITPAKKVALALAELIRTRYPKDSLDVVLFGDDATPVPVERLPYVGAGPYHTNTRAALQRARSILAGRRNPNRQIFMVTDGKPSAIWEEGRLYKNPFGLDPKIVARTLEEAAACRRHGIVITTFMLTDEPALVDFVNKLTRVNRGRAYFSTPDRLGDSVFVDYLRNRKKKLGH
- a CDS encoding serine/threonine-protein kinase, encoding MRVDAQDPRIGQTLGSCHLLRRLGAGGMGTVYLARHEGLRKFVAVKILSEHLAGDRAFVARFLREARLAARLEHPNAVAVYDVGKAEGLYYITMQYVEGRSLEAVLKERGRLSVPEALDVARGVLRALDAAHRLGIVHRDIKPGNILLGNDGSVKVADFGLARECGGRDSVSKSGEVIGTPYYMSPEQAQGEPLDARSDLYSLGATLYHMVTGRRMFEGTTPISIVLKHVYEEPAPPDRLDPELPRAVCNLIERALRKNPEDRPASAEEFLRLLEEAAASRGAWGGIPRRAAAAALLGVGVAIGAVLAAPALRPDAPPLVGPAAASSVQAPPAPDPAAGLRARAEELLRALARGDARAAAGLLDRLAFGDPPDPAAAGLPARIDLVGGWTLLDVRVEPRPGGRAAGACRVRTRSGERILFWTERRDGLWYLTRVPARGGS